Proteins from a single region of Synechococcus sp. WH 8109:
- the speD gene encoding adenosylmethionine decarboxylase: MEQTLSELHPNPGWGAPEIHATDMVGKHCILELYDCDPSRLDDEAFIRTTITSAAKGAGATLLNLITHQFQPQGVTGLALLAESHISIHTWPESGYAAVDVFTCGDHTMPEQACAILCSELQAKRHALKSFLRETPAAIATGVREPVETPSQRPN; encoded by the coding sequence ATGGAGCAGACCCTCTCTGAACTGCATCCCAACCCGGGATGGGGGGCACCTGAGATTCATGCCACCGACATGGTCGGCAAACACTGCATTCTCGAGCTCTACGACTGCGACCCGAGCCGGCTCGACGACGAAGCATTCATCCGCACAACGATCACCTCAGCAGCCAAAGGTGCTGGTGCGACGCTGCTGAACCTGATCACCCATCAATTTCAACCCCAGGGCGTCACAGGCCTGGCCCTGCTGGCGGAATCCCACATTTCCATCCACACCTGGCCGGAATCCGGCTACGCCGCTGTTGATGTTTTCACCTGTGGTGACCACACCATGCCGGAACAGGCCTGCGCCATTCTCTGCAGTGAGCTTCAAGCGAAACGGCACGCGCTGAAAAGCTTTCTTCGTGAAACACCTGCGGCCATTGCCACCGGGGTGAGAGAACCTGTGGAAACGCCAAGCCAGCGCCCTAACTGA